In Planctomycetota bacterium, a genomic segment contains:
- a CDS encoding HDIG domain-containing protein: MTRDEARKLMESKITNINLRKHILAVEAVMKFLARELKADEEEWGMAGLLHDLDYEETKNSPERHGLVTAEWLTGKGINDAIINAIKAHAEKKPRETPMEKAIYCADPITGFLVACALIKPEKKLSAVDADFAKNRMKEKRFAAGANRNAIMASSELGMELDKFINISLDAMKSINAELGL; this comes from the coding sequence ATGACGAGAGACGAAGCGCGTAAATTAATGGAATCAAAAATCACCAATATCAACCTCCGGAAGCATATCCTGGCGGTCGAGGCAGTCATGAAATTCCTGGCACGGGAACTAAAGGCCGATGAGGAAGAATGGGGAATGGCGGGCCTGTTGCACGACCTCGATTACGAGGAAACCAAGAATTCTCCCGAACGGCACGGATTGGTCACTGCGGAATGGCTCACCGGAAAGGGCATAAACGATGCAATCATTAATGCCATCAAGGCGCATGCGGAGAAAAAGCCGCGCGAGACGCCCATGGAAAAGGCCATCTATTGCGCCGACCCGATAACGGGGTTCCTGGTCGCCTGCGCGCTGATTAAGCCGGAAAAGAAACTCTCCGCGGTGGACGCGGATTTCGCCAAGAACCGGATGAAGGAGAAGCGCTTTGCGGCCGGCGCCAACCGGAATGCCATCATGGCGTCTTCCGAACTTGGCATGGAGCTGGATAAATTCATAAATATCTCGCTGGACGCGATGAAATCAATAAACGCCGAATTAGGATTATAG